In one Prosthecochloris aestuarii DSM 271 genomic region, the following are encoded:
- a CDS encoding alpha-amylase family glycosyl hydrolase, with product MFPLVYEINTRVWLRHLSEQYQRPITLGNIPDSEFRFFKHSGFDFIWLMGIWRPSRYSEAIARSHRGLRSVFLEQIDHPDPCDIVASPYSIPEYRINPLLGDESELAELRKRLAADDIRLMLDFVPNHMALDNKWLPDHPEFFVTVSSEEQCIDPESCFEYRHNHFLAHGKDPYFPSWTDTLQLNYSHFATHNMMTENLMTIAQQCDAVRCDVAMLELKSVYDTTWGSLSGPMPEEFWGKAISAVKQLFPDFIFLAESYWDKEWELQQQGFDFTYDKPFYDYMTAHPVAITRLKGHLEAEWNYQSHLCRFLENHDEARAATKLGPNHLPAALVLMTVPGMHLIHQGQLEGYRLQLPVQLLRQASEPFNSELPEVYHEIFMLSKHDVFRKGDIEHLDINVHETSNCIGFRRFSGQQSAFVLANFTSTGIDISFSHNHFTSDTSLVFKVFSTQHQQKNIDFVADEHRVRVKLSPHEGLVLECG from the coding sequence ATGTTTCCACTTGTTTATGAAATCAATACGAGAGTGTGGCTTCGTCACCTTTCGGAACAGTATCAGCGGCCTATTACGCTTGGCAATATTCCTGACAGCGAGTTCAGGTTTTTCAAACACTCGGGTTTTGATTTCATCTGGTTGATGGGGATATGGCGGCCGAGTAGGTACAGCGAGGCGATTGCCCGTTCGCATCGCGGACTTCGTTCTGTTTTTCTGGAACAGATTGACCATCCTGATCCATGCGATATTGTTGCTTCTCCGTATTCTATCCCTGAATACCGGATCAATCCCCTGCTTGGCGATGAGTCGGAGCTGGCAGAGTTGCGAAAGCGTCTGGCAGCGGATGATATTCGGCTGATGCTTGATTTTGTGCCCAATCACATGGCCCTTGACAACAAGTGGTTGCCGGACCATCCTGAATTTTTCGTTACGGTTTCGTCTGAGGAGCAGTGCATCGATCCTGAATCCTGTTTCGAGTATCGTCATAACCATTTTCTTGCTCACGGCAAAGATCCGTATTTCCCTTCATGGACCGATACGCTCCAGCTTAATTACTCGCATTTTGCCACTCACAACATGATGACTGAAAACCTCATGACGATCGCTCAACAGTGCGACGCTGTTCGTTGTGATGTGGCAATGCTCGAGCTCAAATCGGTTTATGATACAACGTGGGGGTCGCTGAGCGGACCTATGCCGGAGGAGTTCTGGGGCAAAGCCATCAGTGCGGTTAAACAGTTGTTTCCTGATTTTATTTTTCTTGCCGAATCATATTGGGACAAGGAGTGGGAACTGCAGCAGCAGGGGTTTGATTTTACCTATGATAAACCGTTTTACGATTATATGACCGCTCATCCGGTTGCGATAACCAGATTGAAAGGGCATCTGGAGGCTGAATGGAATTATCAGTCACATCTGTGCCGTTTTCTTGAGAACCATGATGAGGCGCGGGCGGCAACAAAACTTGGTCCCAACCATCTGCCGGCAGCTCTCGTTCTCATGACGGTTCCAGGGATGCATCTTATTCATCAGGGGCAGCTCGAAGGCTACAGACTGCAGCTTCCGGTCCAGCTTCTCCGCCAGGCAAGCGAACCGTTTAACAGCGAACTCCCTGAGGTCTATCATGAGATATTTATGTTGTCGAAACATGATGTGTTTCGGAAGGGAGACATCGAACATTTGGATATCAATGTCCATGAAACAAGTAACTGTATAGGTTTTCGGAGATTTTCAGGGCAACAATCTGCTTTTGTGCTTGCAAACTTTACGTCTACCGGGATCGATATCAGCTTTTCTCATAATCATTTCACCTCCGATACGTCTTTAGTCTTCAAGGTATTCAGTACTCAACATCAGCAAAAAAATATTGATTTTGTTGCTGATGAGCATCGGGTCAGAGTGAAGCTTTCACCCCACGAGGGTCTTGTTCTTGAATGCGGGTAG
- the dxs gene encoding 1-deoxy-D-xylulose-5-phosphate synthase — protein MTKLPCFHETDAYRSLNTINSPEDLKRFKPSELQQIADECRSYLIDVIAENGGHFASSLGVVELTVAMHYVFDSPKDKFIWDVGHQAYIHKILTGRRDLMHTNRRFNGLAGFPKIHESRHDAFGTGHASTSISAAAGMAAARDLEGGNEKIIAVIGDGSMTGGMAFEAMNHLGDLKSDVLVILNDNQMAISPSTGGLRDYLINISLNKTYNKLRQFVWNSLSLINNDVGDAAKTAIHKIEDGIKASLTPGAFFEALGFRYFGPIDGHNMDQLVKAMKEMQALPHPKLLHVITKKGKGFLPAEQNQSAWHAHSGGFDRTTGESLKPSQKKSPPKYQEIFGEALTEIATNDRKIVGITAAMPSGTSLDIFQKAHPRRFYDVGIAEQHAVSFAAGLAAHGYKPVCAIYSTFLQRAYDQLIHDVALQNQHVIFAIDRAGLVGEDGPTHHGSFDLSYLHPVPNMVIMAPKDGQELRDMLYTALEHHHGPSAIRYPRGQAAAMELRKEFKAIAIGKGEIIREGNDIAILAIGSMVGHALQAAEILEAKGIDPLVANMRFVKPLDTQLLDTIASSHEKIVVIEENSVIGGLGSGIGDALQKKGMKNKVFKIGLPDQFVTHGSMNELYSMLGLDRNGLAETVIKIYNGSSNAVNDSAQTMIRTERLA, from the coding sequence ATGACAAAACTACCCTGTTTTCATGAAACCGATGCGTATCGGTCTTTGAATACCATTAATTCACCGGAAGATCTCAAGCGCTTCAAGCCGTCCGAGCTGCAGCAGATCGCCGATGAATGTCGATCGTACCTCATTGACGTCATTGCAGAAAACGGAGGTCATTTCGCATCCAGCCTGGGAGTAGTCGAATTGACGGTAGCGATGCACTATGTGTTCGACTCGCCGAAAGACAAGTTCATCTGGGACGTCGGCCACCAGGCCTACATTCATAAAATTCTGACCGGACGGCGCGACCTTATGCACACCAACCGACGCTTCAACGGTCTTGCGGGATTCCCCAAAATCCATGAAAGCCGCCACGACGCCTTCGGAACAGGTCATGCATCCACATCCATATCGGCAGCCGCAGGTATGGCTGCAGCAAGAGATCTTGAAGGTGGCAATGAAAAAATCATTGCCGTTATAGGAGACGGCAGTATGACAGGAGGAATGGCTTTCGAAGCGATGAACCATCTGGGTGATCTGAAATCCGATGTCCTTGTCATTCTCAACGACAACCAGATGGCCATTTCACCGAGCACAGGAGGGCTCAGAGACTATCTCATCAACATCAGTCTCAACAAAACCTACAACAAACTCAGACAGTTTGTCTGGAACTCCCTCTCGCTGATCAACAATGATGTCGGTGACGCAGCCAAAACAGCCATTCATAAAATTGAAGACGGCATCAAGGCATCGCTCACCCCCGGAGCATTTTTCGAAGCACTTGGCTTCAGATATTTCGGGCCCATTGACGGCCATAACATGGACCAGCTTGTCAAAGCCATGAAAGAAATGCAGGCACTGCCGCATCCAAAGCTGCTCCACGTCATCACAAAAAAAGGAAAAGGGTTCCTGCCGGCAGAGCAGAACCAGAGCGCCTGGCATGCCCACAGCGGAGGATTCGATAGAACAACCGGAGAATCACTGAAGCCTTCACAAAAAAAATCCCCACCAAAATACCAGGAAATTTTCGGCGAAGCACTCACTGAAATTGCCACCAACGACCGTAAAATTGTCGGCATAACTGCCGCCATGCCGAGCGGAACCTCACTCGACATCTTTCAGAAAGCCCATCCCAGGCGGTTTTACGATGTCGGCATCGCAGAACAGCATGCAGTTTCCTTTGCCGCAGGTCTGGCTGCACACGGTTATAAACCCGTGTGCGCTATCTACTCCACATTCCTGCAAAGAGCCTATGACCAGCTCATTCACGACGTCGCGCTGCAGAACCAGCATGTCATCTTTGCCATAGATCGTGCCGGTCTTGTCGGAGAAGATGGACCGACCCATCACGGATCGTTCGATCTCTCCTATCTCCACCCCGTACCCAACATGGTTATCATGGCGCCAAAGGATGGCCAGGAGCTGCGCGATATGCTCTACACCGCTCTCGAACATCATCATGGCCCATCGGCCATTCGCTACCCGAGAGGCCAGGCTGCTGCTATGGAGCTGCGAAAAGAGTTTAAAGCAATAGCAATCGGCAAGGGAGAAATCATACGCGAGGGCAACGACATAGCAATTCTGGCTATCGGCAGCATGGTAGGTCATGCATTACAAGCCGCTGAGATACTCGAAGCAAAAGGAATAGACCCCCTCGTGGCCAACATGAGGTTCGTCAAACCGCTTGACACCCAACTTCTCGACACCATTGCCTCAAGCCATGAAAAGATCGTTGTCATTGAAGAAAACAGTGTCATCGGCGGTCTGGGCAGCGGCATCGGAGACGCTCTGCAGAAAAAAGGCATGAAGAACAAGGTATTCAAAATCGGCCTGCCCGATCAATTCGTCACTCACGGCAGTATGAACGAACTCTACAGCATGCTGGGACTTGACCGTAACGGCCTGGCAGAAACCGTGATAAAGATCTATAACGGCAGCTCCAACGCGGTAAACGACAGTGCCCAGACGATGATACGAACAGAGAGATTAGCATAA
- a CDS encoding MJ1255/VC2487 family glycosyltransferase yields MKILFGVQGTGNGHISRSRELVTKLREIGHEVDVILSGRREEEFKEIDTFSPYRVLKGLTLVTYRGRMNYIETMFQMDLARLMTDVLELDMTGVDLVITDFEPVTATAARLKNMPTVGFGHQYAFKYRVPIARGNIFERYTLLNFAPARYNAGLHWHHFNQPVFPPVIPASLYDAGCRPLVSNKILVYLPFEEIDDIEAFVRSFDGYEFFIYGKVAEDRDDGHLHYRAYCREGFLSDLQECNGVVCNAGFELPGEALHLGKRLLLRPLDGQIEQESNALAIDTLGYGMTMHKLDGGILRDWLSKPDGEPLCYSRTVDYISDWISRKDWDGLSKYVEAAWSDCGRSSS; encoded by the coding sequence ATGAAAATCCTTTTTGGTGTTCAGGGAACTGGTAACGGCCATATCAGCCGAAGCAGGGAACTGGTAACAAAGCTTCGCGAGATCGGTCATGAGGTTGATGTGATATTGAGCGGCCGCAGAGAAGAGGAGTTCAAAGAGATTGATACGTTTTCCCCGTACCGTGTACTCAAAGGGTTGACGCTGGTGACCTATCGAGGCAGGATGAATTATATCGAAACAATGTTCCAGATGGATCTTGCCCGACTGATGACCGATGTTCTGGAGCTTGATATGACGGGGGTCGATCTTGTGATTACCGATTTCGAGCCTGTGACGGCAACGGCGGCAAGACTGAAGAACATGCCGACCGTCGGATTCGGTCATCAATACGCGTTCAAGTACCGTGTTCCGATCGCTCGTGGAAATATTTTTGAACGTTATACGCTGTTGAATTTTGCTCCTGCTCGCTACAATGCCGGTCTGCACTGGCACCATTTCAATCAGCCGGTTTTTCCTCCTGTTATCCCCGCCAGCCTCTATGATGCCGGTTGCAGGCCCCTGGTCAGCAATAAGATTCTTGTCTATCTTCCTTTTGAGGAGATAGATGATATCGAGGCGTTTGTGCGTTCTTTTGACGGCTATGAGTTTTTCATATACGGCAAGGTTGCAGAAGATCGTGATGACGGCCATCTGCATTACAGGGCGTATTGCCGGGAGGGATTTCTCTCTGATCTTCAGGAGTGTAACGGGGTTGTGTGCAATGCCGGATTCGAACTTCCCGGTGAAGCACTTCACCTTGGCAAGAGGCTTTTGCTTCGCCCTCTTGACGGCCAGATTGAACAGGAGTCGAATGCGCTGGCTATCGATACACTTGGCTACGGCATGACAATGCATAAGCTTGATGGCGGGATTCTTCGCGACTGGCTTTCGAAACCTGACGGGGAACCGCTTTGCTACAGCAGAACGGTGGACTATATTTCCGACTGGATATCTCGAAAAGACTGGGACGGGCTGTCGAAGTATGTTGAAGCGGCCTGGTCGGATTGCGGCCGGAGTTCGTCCTGA
- the pgsA gene encoding CDP-diacylglycerol--glycerol-3-phosphate 3-phosphatidyltransferase: MTLPNQLTILRIVLVPVFVYLLMLSSPLMKLFGVVVFIIASVTDAYDGYHARKYGETTRLGAFLDPLADKFLITAAFLVYVWYGYLDLWMVVLVALRDIVVTVLRVYAEWKDRPVVTSSEAKYKTLSQNIFAYVIMLFMLLAEPTFTGAAVASRMREVLFADYLDYIMLAITLFTVYTGVSYLLQNRKHLMEKTTS; the protein is encoded by the coding sequence ATGACACTGCCGAACCAGTTGACCATATTACGCATTGTGCTTGTACCTGTTTTTGTGTATCTGCTGATGCTTTCTTCACCTCTTATGAAGCTTTTCGGGGTGGTCGTTTTCATCATTGCTTCGGTGACTGATGCCTATGATGGCTATCATGCCAGGAAATACGGGGAGACGACCCGACTTGGAGCGTTCCTTGATCCCCTTGCCGACAAGTTTCTCATTACGGCCGCTTTTCTTGTCTATGTGTGGTACGGCTATCTTGATTTGTGGATGGTTGTTCTTGTGGCTTTGCGTGATATCGTGGTTACCGTTCTGAGAGTCTATGCTGAATGGAAGGACCGCCCTGTCGTTACAAGCAGTGAAGCGAAATACAAGACGCTTTCACAGAACATTTTTGCCTATGTGATTATGCTGTTTATGCTTCTTGCAGAGCCAACCTTTACGGGCGCAGCTGTTGCTTCACGTATGAGAGAGGTTCTCTTTGCAGACTACCTTGATTATATCATGCTTGCGATTACGCTCTTTACGGTTTATACAGGGGTGTCGTATCTTTTGCAGAACAGGAAGCATCTAATGGAGAAGACGACGTCATGA
- a CDS encoding phosphatidylglycerophosphatase A family protein → MSAQRSPFAMKLFMARFFGSCGGLGFFPVAPGTVTSFVAAAVYFLLPSLATAEVLIPLIVVAFLVGLMVSPVMESLYGHDPSQVTIDEVAGQWVAFLFLPHTWVTVVLGFAAFRFFDIVKPEPVNSAQRLAGGWGIMTDDILAGIYANLSVRIIVWALSFTALELPL, encoded by the coding sequence ATGAGTGCTCAGCGTTCACCATTCGCCATGAAACTCTTCATGGCCCGTTTTTTCGGAAGTTGTGGCGGTCTGGGTTTTTTTCCGGTTGCACCTGGAACCGTGACCAGTTTTGTTGCGGCGGCGGTATATTTTCTGCTTCCTTCTCTCGCCACTGCCGAGGTGCTCATACCCCTCATCGTTGTCGCTTTTCTGGTTGGCCTTATGGTTTCTCCTGTGATGGAATCGCTCTATGGTCATGATCCTTCCCAGGTGACGATCGATGAGGTTGCAGGGCAGTGGGTTGCTTTTCTTTTCCTGCCTCATACCTGGGTAACGGTGGTTTTGGGTTTTGCTGCATTTCGTTTTTTCGATATCGTCAAACCTGAACCAGTCAACAGTGCGCAGCGTCTGGCCGGAGGTTGGGGGATCATGACAGATGATATTCTTGCAGGGATTTATGCTAATCTCTCTGTTCGTATCATCGTCTGGGCACTGTCGTTTACCGCGTTGGAGCTGCCGTTATAG
- a CDS encoding 4a-hydroxytetrahydrobiopterin dehydratase, which yields MKKCTDEEIVSRLPHIAGWEVVRPEGVGRLFRVFAFDDFSGAVAFCVQVAMLAEKADHHPMMVVEWGSVQVSWWSHELKGVSEKDFEMAEATSALYDS from the coding sequence ATGAAAAAATGTACTGATGAAGAAATTGTCAGCAGGCTTCCTCATATTGCGGGATGGGAGGTCGTGAGGCCTGAGGGAGTCGGACGCCTTTTTCGTGTTTTTGCTTTCGATGATTTTTCAGGCGCGGTGGCGTTTTGCGTACAGGTGGCAATGCTGGCCGAAAAGGCTGACCACCATCCGATGATGGTGGTCGAGTGGGGCAGCGTTCAGGTGAGCTGGTGGAGTCATGAACTCAAAGGGGTTTCGGAAAAGGATTTCGAGATGGCTGAAGCAACATCTGCTTTGTATGATAGCTGA
- a CDS encoding ATP-dependent helicase, with protein MSDILQQLNDVQRQAVQTTSGPVMVLAGAGSGKTRVITYRIAYLIEQERVEPHQILALTFTNKAAKEMRHRIDQLLHQGSTRGLWIGTFHSVFARILRNYIHLIGYNSNFSIYDSDDSKSLVKQVMKELNIDTDSVPVNTIQGIISRAKNNFILPPQFQRDAADYNQQKAAKVYEVYTRKLKENNALDFDDLLIKPLELFVESPQLLEQLQDYFRYILIDEYQDTNRAQYLVAKQLASKHRNIFVVGDDAQSIYSWRGADITNILNFQQDYPDSSVFKLVENYRSTQTILKAANGIIRKNRRQIEKELVSHKSTGEPLTLIESFNEKREADKVGEYIRSLKLSKDYEYRDFAVFYRTNAQSRVLEDVLRLHRLPYRIFGSVSFYKRKEIKDAIAYLRFILNDHDNESLLRVINFPPRKIGDVSINKLRDFAESRNLSLYGAIRHAAEGGFQARLLNALNAFSSIIEQLKEISREGSVYDVLNSLYELTGIPLLLRAENTPEAMARYENLQELLSMARDFSDHHQGANGLNDFMNDIALATDSDEIQESDNYVSLMTVHAAKGLEFPVVFITGLEEKLFPLNYYEQEELEEERRLFYVALTRAQEKLYLSWSKSRYHYGQPQGCIRSMFIDEVDSDIVESEGGRLLSESRMERERPRQGVQQAGRFNGRSSVPSSFHERPRGEGAGVKKTSDMKAGTRVHHAMFGPGVVMAVQGSGSRQKAQIKFRNAGEKTLMVQYANLTIVS; from the coding sequence TTGAGTGATATTCTTCAGCAGTTGAACGATGTGCAGCGCCAGGCCGTTCAGACGACATCCGGGCCGGTTATGGTTCTTGCCGGTGCCGGGTCCGGCAAGACACGGGTTATTACCTACAGGATCGCCTATCTTATCGAGCAGGAGCGGGTTGAGCCGCACCAGATACTTGCCTTGACCTTTACCAACAAGGCGGCAAAAGAGATGCGGCACAGAATCGATCAACTGCTCCATCAGGGCAGTACCCGGGGATTATGGATCGGGACATTTCACTCTGTTTTTGCCCGTATTCTGCGAAACTATATCCATCTTATCGGCTATAACTCCAATTTTTCGATATACGATTCGGATGACAGCAAAAGCCTGGTGAAGCAGGTGATGAAAGAGTTGAATATCGATACTGATTCGGTTCCGGTCAATACCATACAGGGTATTATCAGCCGGGCAAAGAACAATTTTATTCTTCCTCCGCAGTTTCAGCGCGACGCTGCTGATTACAACCAGCAGAAAGCGGCAAAGGTGTATGAGGTGTATACGCGAAAGCTGAAGGAAAACAATGCTCTTGATTTCGATGATCTTCTCATCAAGCCGCTGGAGTTGTTTGTTGAAAGTCCTCAGCTTCTTGAGCAGCTGCAGGACTATTTCCGATATATTCTCATAGACGAGTACCAGGACACCAACCGGGCGCAGTACCTTGTTGCCAAACAGTTGGCATCGAAACACCGCAATATTTTTGTCGTGGGAGATGATGCCCAGTCAATTTATTCCTGGCGTGGCGCCGATATCACCAACATTCTGAACTTCCAGCAGGATTACCCCGATTCGTCGGTGTTCAAGCTGGTCGAGAACTATCGCAGTACGCAGACGATTCTCAAGGCTGCCAACGGCATCATCAGAAAAAACCGCCGACAGATTGAAAAAGAGCTTGTCTCCCACAAAAGCACCGGCGAGCCTCTGACCCTGATCGAATCGTTCAACGAGAAACGCGAGGCGGACAAGGTTGGGGAGTATATCCGTTCCCTGAAATTGTCGAAGGACTACGAATACAGGGATTTTGCAGTCTTTTACCGCACCAATGCCCAGTCGAGGGTCCTTGAGGATGTGTTGCGGCTGCATCGTCTTCCCTACAGAATTTTCGGTAGTGTATCCTTCTATAAGCGCAAGGAGATCAAGGACGCTATAGCGTACCTCCGCTTTATTCTCAATGACCACGATAACGAGTCGCTGCTGCGCGTTATTAATTTCCCTCCGCGCAAGATTGGAGATGTCAGCATCAACAAACTGCGTGATTTTGCCGAATCGAGGAACCTGTCGCTCTACGGTGCTATCCGTCATGCTGCCGAGGGGGGCTTTCAGGCAAGGTTGCTCAACGCACTCAATGCGTTCAGCTCGATTATCGAGCAGCTTAAAGAGATTTCCCGGGAAGGGTCTGTCTATGACGTGCTCAACTCTTTGTACGAGTTGACAGGGATTCCTTTACTGCTACGGGCTGAAAATACGCCCGAGGCGATGGCGCGGTATGAAAATCTTCAGGAGTTGCTGTCGATGGCCCGTGATTTTTCAGACCATCATCAGGGGGCAAACGGCTTGAATGACTTTATGAACGATATTGCTCTTGCAACGGATTCCGATGAGATACAGGAATCTGATAACTATGTTTCACTCATGACCGTTCACGCAGCCAAGGGGCTGGAGTTTCCCGTAGTATTTATTACCGGTCTTGAGGAAAAGCTCTTTCCTCTCAATTACTATGAGCAGGAGGAACTGGAGGAGGAGAGGCGCTTGTTTTATGTTGCCTTGACCCGCGCTCAGGAGAAACTGTATTTGTCCTGGTCCAAGAGCCGTTACCATTATGGTCAGCCGCAGGGCTGCATTCGTTCGATGTTTATCGATGAGGTTGATAGCGATATTGTCGAGTCTGAAGGGGGGCGGCTTCTCTCGGAGTCCCGCATGGAGAGAGAGCGGCCGCGTCAGGGCGTTCAACAGGCCGGGCGTTTCAATGGCCGTTCTTCCGTTCCGTCATCATTCCATGAGCGACCTCGTGGTGAGGGGGCCGGGGTGAAAAAAACTTCGGACATGAAAGCCGGAACGAGGGTTCATCATGCTATGTTCGGGCCTGGCGTGGTTATGGCGGTTCAGGGTAGCGGTTCTCGTCAGAAAGCACAGATCAAGTTCAGGAATGCCGGCGAAAAAACCCTTATGGTTCAGTACGCTAATCTTACAATTGTTTCATAG
- the aat gene encoding leucyl/phenylalanyl-tRNA--protein transferase, whose protein sequence is MLNVRDVLRAYLHGYFPMGDPDDGNVYWCRPRRRAVFPLDTYRASRVVRRLVRDNVFDIQINRDFNAVIAHCAKPRRHESETWISDEIVAVYLELHSLGLAHSVECYADGELAGGLYGIALGGAFFGESMFFRQPNASKVAFDALVRQLKLQRFDLLDAQIMNPHLEFLGAVEIDHEEYMRQLAMALEKKISFL, encoded by the coding sequence ATGCTGAATGTCAGGGATGTACTCAGAGCCTACCTGCACGGATATTTTCCGATGGGTGATCCGGATGACGGAAATGTCTACTGGTGCCGTCCCAGAAGAAGAGCTGTTTTTCCACTCGATACCTACCGTGCGTCAAGGGTTGTGCGCCGATTGGTTCGGGATAACGTGTTCGATATCCAAATCAACCGCGATTTTAACGCTGTCATAGCGCATTGCGCTAAGCCGCGGCGTCACGAGAGCGAAACATGGATTTCGGACGAGATTGTCGCTGTCTATCTCGAGCTGCACTCACTGGGATTGGCTCACAGTGTCGAATGTTATGCGGATGGGGAGCTTGCCGGAGGATTGTACGGGATCGCTCTGGGAGGTGCTTTTTTTGGAGAGTCGATGTTTTTTCGTCAGCCCAATGCGTCGAAGGTTGCCTTTGATGCACTGGTTAGACAGTTGAAATTACAACGCTTTGATCTTCTTGATGCCCAGATCATGAACCCTCATCTTGAGTTCCTTGGTGCGGTGGAGATCGACCATGAGGAGTATATGAGACAGCTTGCCATGGCATTGGAGAAAAAGATTAGCTTTCTCTAA
- a CDS encoding secondary thiamine-phosphate synthase enzyme YjbQ: MKYVTHTINLETTEPVHIVDITEEVKKALTASCLKQGQMTIISQHTTAFVNINEYEPRLMDDMVTFLKRQVPRDGNYAHNIAPIDGRDNAHSHLMGLFMNSSETIPFNQTGLMLGQWQSIFFIELDGPRPKRSILLHMAGE, encoded by the coding sequence ATGAAATACGTTACCCACACCATCAACCTGGAAACAACAGAACCGGTTCATATCGTCGATATAACAGAAGAGGTCAAAAAAGCCCTTACGGCAAGCTGCCTCAAACAGGGACAGATGACCATCATCAGCCAGCACACCACTGCATTCGTCAATATCAACGAATACGAACCCCGTCTTATGGATGATATGGTCACCTTCCTTAAAAGGCAAGTCCCCCGGGACGGCAACTACGCCCATAACATTGCGCCGATCGACGGCCGCGACAATGCTCACTCTCATCTGATGGGGCTCTTCATGAACAGCTCAGAAACCATCCCCTTCAACCAAACAGGCCTCATGCTCGGCCAATGGCAATCAATATTTTTCATAGAACTTGACGGCCCCAGACCAAAACGCAGCATCCTCCTCCACATGGCAGGAGAGTAG